A single genomic interval of Zunongwangia sp. HGR-M22 harbors:
- a CDS encoding NAD(P)/FAD-dependent oxidoreductase, with the protein MEHIVILGNGISGITAARHIRKRSDKKITVISAESDYFFSRTALMYVYMGHMKWDHLKPYEDWFWEKNRIDLKNGWVQQIDFSEKTLHFKNGDKLNYDKLVLATGSIPNKFGWEGEDLDGVQGLVSKQDLEILEKNTKNCKKAVIIGGGLIGVELAEMLRTRHIEVTMLVREKAFWHSVLPFEDANMISEHIKSHGVDLRTATELDKIIPDENGKVSSIITKTGEQIDCQFVGLCAGVRPNIDFLKNSDLAMNKGILVNSYLETNIPDVYAIGDCAEQQKAIGQRKPVESVWYTGRMMGETLAVTLTGKRSQYNPGNWFNSAKFFDIEYQTYGWVWPKPKENEQHFHWQHEDRTKAITINFDKKTNQFLGINTFGIRMRHEVLDRWLTENREITYVLANLKQANFDPEFYTRHEAEIFEGFKKNLQNAQTT; encoded by the coding sequence ATGGAGCATATCGTTATTTTGGGTAACGGAATTTCTGGAATTACCGCTGCACGGCATATCCGCAAACGATCGGATAAAAAGATTACGGTAATTTCTGCGGAAAGTGATTACTTTTTTTCTCGTACTGCGCTGATGTATGTGTACATGGGCCACATGAAGTGGGATCACCTTAAACCTTATGAAGATTGGTTTTGGGAGAAAAACCGAATCGATCTTAAAAATGGCTGGGTACAGCAAATCGATTTTAGTGAAAAAACGCTTCATTTTAAAAATGGCGACAAACTTAATTACGACAAGCTGGTTTTAGCAACAGGATCGATCCCAAACAAATTTGGTTGGGAAGGTGAAGATCTAGACGGAGTGCAGGGATTGGTGTCGAAACAAGATTTAGAAATACTCGAAAAAAACACCAAAAACTGTAAAAAAGCAGTCATAATCGGTGGCGGATTAATTGGCGTAGAGCTTGCCGAAATGCTTCGCACCAGGCATATCGAGGTTACAATGCTGGTTCGAGAAAAAGCTTTTTGGCATTCGGTATTACCTTTTGAAGACGCAAATATGATTTCTGAACATATTAAATCTCACGGCGTCGACCTACGAACAGCAACCGAACTCGATAAAATTATTCCAGACGAAAACGGGAAAGTCAGTTCTATAATTACCAAAACCGGTGAACAAATCGATTGCCAGTTCGTCGGACTTTGTGCCGGCGTACGCCCAAATATCGATTTTTTAAAAAATTCAGATTTGGCGATGAATAAAGGAATCTTGGTGAATTCTTATTTAGAAACCAATATTCCAGATGTTTATGCCATTGGCGATTGTGCCGAGCAACAGAAAGCCATTGGCCAGCGAAAACCGGTTGAATCCGTTTGGTATACCGGCCGAATGATGGGTGAAACTTTAGCGGTAACGCTTACAGGAAAAAGATCTCAATATAATCCGGGAAATTGGTTTAATTCGGCCAAATTCTTTGACATCGAATATCAAACTTACGGTTGGGTCTGGCCAAAACCAAAGGAAAATGAGCAGCATTTTCATTGGCAGCATGAAGATAGAACCAAAGCCATCACCATAAATTTCGATAAAAAAACGAATCAATTTTTAGGAATAAATACCTTCGGAATTAGAATGCGACACGAAGTTTTAGATCGTTGGCTTACCGAAAATCGAGAGATAACTTACGTACTTGCTAATCTAAAACAAGCTAATTTTGATCCTGAATTTTATACTCGGCATGAGGCAGAAATTTTTGAAGGGTTTAAGAAAAATCTCCAAAACGCACAAACTACATGA
- a CDS encoding glycoside hydrolase family 113 gives MKFNFWLIIAVTLFHCSCQPDFPKLKYNGLSLVASRDSLKTAHILPLKNVNANTVALMPFAFLQDLKNPELHFNDDRQWWGERVEGLQQNIRVLQENEIKIILKPQIWIWHGEFTGDLNMSSEENWIKFENRYLEYILLYAELAEKEQIELFCIGTELYNFTEKRPEFWQKMIAEVRKVYSGKITYAENWDKVDQFELWDQLDFIGVDAYFPVSEEENPTKAELIDGWKSHKKMLQKLSSEYKKQVIFTEYGYRNVDFATKEPWKASTVRRNDEVPKNLNEELQANALQVIYDEFWTENWFAGGFLWKWHHDHDRAGGKQNDRFTPQNKLAEDIVKMNYKKFRLKN, from the coding sequence ATGAAATTTAATTTTTGGTTAATTATCGCGGTAACTCTCTTTCATTGCAGCTGCCAGCCAGATTTTCCTAAACTAAAATATAATGGATTAAGCTTAGTTGCTTCCCGAGATTCGTTGAAAACAGCGCATATTCTTCCGCTAAAAAATGTAAATGCGAATACAGTAGCCTTGATGCCTTTTGCTTTTCTTCAGGATTTAAAAAATCCAGAGCTACATTTTAATGACGATCGACAATGGTGGGGAGAACGGGTAGAAGGGCTTCAGCAAAACATTCGAGTACTTCAGGAAAATGAAATAAAGATTATTCTAAAGCCTCAAATTTGGATTTGGCACGGCGAATTTACCGGAGATCTTAATATGTCTTCAGAAGAAAATTGGATAAAGTTTGAAAATAGATATTTGGAATATATTTTATTATATGCGGAACTGGCCGAAAAGGAACAAATTGAACTATTCTGCATAGGAACCGAGCTTTATAATTTTACTGAAAAAAGACCCGAATTTTGGCAAAAGATGATCGCTGAAGTACGCAAAGTGTATTCTGGAAAGATCACTTATGCTGAAAACTGGGATAAAGTTGACCAGTTTGAGCTTTGGGATCAACTCGATTTTATTGGCGTAGATGCTTATTTTCCTGTAAGTGAAGAAGAAAATCCTACAAAAGCCGAGTTGATCGATGGGTGGAAATCACATAAAAAAATGCTTCAGAAATTATCTTCGGAATATAAAAAGCAGGTAATATTTACTGAATATGGCTATCGTAATGTCGATTTCGCAACGAAGGAACCTTGGAAAGCTTCAACAGTTAGGCGTAATGATGAAGTTCCAAAAAACCTAAATGAAGAACTACAAGCAAACGCTTTACAAGTGATTTACGATGAATTTTGGACTGAAAATTGGTTTGCCGGTGGCTTTCTTTGGAAGTGGCATCACGATCATGATCGTGCCGGTGGAAAGCAGAACGATCGCTTTACACCACAAAATAAACTGGCTGAAGATATAGTAAAGATGAATTATAAAAAGTTTAGGTTGAAGAATTAA